The following proteins are encoded in a genomic region of Alistipes shahii WAL 8301:
- a CDS encoding IS3 family transposase, translating to MSLSFLCGLFGYTRQAYYKHLRRNREGSLSDTLLLERVGYYRKLMPRLGGRKLWHLLQQDGFPVSRDRLFTLLSENNLLVKRRKKYSVTTCSRHWMRKYPNLIRGFDLERPHRLWVGDITYISLKEGFAYLALITDAYSKRIVGYDLNTTLERDGALRALRMAIDQTPQQKRQGLIHHSDRGCQYCSKEYVKLLTDNGIRISMTEKGDPYENAVAERVNGILKSEWIDEECFESFQAAKERIDQIVILYNSLRPHASCDWLTPLEAELRTGKLKHHWGRKTVVRKAYVNLYQDNIF from the coding sequence ATGAGCCTGTCGTTTCTGTGCGGGTTGTTCGGCTATACCCGTCAGGCCTATTATAAACATTTACGGCGTAATAGGGAAGGATCCTTGTCCGACACCCTTCTTTTGGAGCGGGTGGGTTACTACCGGAAACTGATGCCCAGGCTCGGCGGTCGTAAACTGTGGCATTTGCTGCAACAAGACGGATTTCCGGTCAGCCGGGATCGGTTATTTACGCTGCTTTCGGAAAACAATCTTCTGGTCAAACGTCGGAAGAAATACAGCGTTACGACCTGCTCGCGGCACTGGATGCGTAAATATCCGAATCTGATCCGGGGTTTCGACCTCGAGCGGCCGCATCGTTTATGGGTCGGAGATATTACGTACATTTCTTTGAAAGAAGGATTTGCATATCTGGCTTTGATAACGGATGCCTATTCCAAACGGATCGTAGGCTATGATCTGAATACGACATTGGAACGGGACGGAGCGCTCCGTGCACTGAGGATGGCCATAGACCAGACTCCGCAGCAAAAACGGCAAGGGTTAATCCATCATTCGGACAGAGGATGCCAATATTGTTCGAAAGAATATGTGAAATTGCTGACCGATAATGGGATTCGCATCAGCATGACTGAAAAGGGCGATCCGTATGAGAATGCCGTTGCCGAACGGGTGAACGGTATTCTGAAGAGCGAATGGATCGACGAGGAATGTTTTGAAAGTTTTCAGGCAGCAAAAGAACGCATCGACCAGATCGTTATCCTTTACAATTCACTCAGACCTCATGCCAGCTGCGATTGGCTTACGCCCTTGGAAGCGGAACTTAGAACCGGGAAACTCAAACATCATTGGGGCCGAAAGACGGTTGTTCGGAAGGCATATGTAAACTTATATCAGGACAATATTTTTTGA
- a CDS encoding helix-turn-helix domain-containing protein — protein sequence MDSQEVCQLLNITKRTLQSYRNKGIIAFSSVGGKFYYRPKDIDEYLRTRTKRKGVK from the coding sequence ATGGACAGCCAAGAGGTATGCCAGTTGCTGAACATTACCAAACGCACGCTGCAAAGCTACCGCAATAAGGGCATAATAGCCTTTTCATCCGTCGGAGGAAAGTTTTATTACCGTCCGAAGGACATCGACGAATATTTGCGAACGCGGACTAAAAGAAAGGGGGTGAAATAA
- a CDS encoding helix-turn-helix domain-containing protein — protein MTGDEVCEYLHISPRTLQTLRDMRRIPFTSVGERLIIYPESGIHEVLKENLRLVKESF, from the coding sequence ATGACGGGCGACGAGGTATGCGAATACCTGCATATTTCGCCCCGGACGCTGCAGACTCTGCGCGATATGCGGAGAATCCCATTTACATCCGTAGGGGAACGGTTGATTATATATCCCGAAAGCGGAATACATGAGGTATTGAAAGAGAATTTAAGACTGGTAAAAGAATCGTTTTAA